The window CCACTTCATCCTCACTTCCAATCTCGAAGGTATTCTTCTCTCACATATATACTTGATATTTAGTTGTGTAATatgttttagatatttgatgtatTGTCATGAATAAATGAAGGATATGAGGTGCAGAAGATCGGGACGCTGATAAAGGAAGATACGATTCAGATTGCAGACGGTGGGGAGAAGGCAGTCAGGCGTTGGATGAAGGTATCAGTGGTGGTCGAGCCCGAAACTGGGGTTAAGAAACTCAGAAAGCATTTTTGGATTCCAGATGGGGTTGTTTCGAATAAAATCAAGACCAAGTTCAATGAAGAAGAATCGGTTTTGAGTATTCTCATGCCTAAATCAGTTAGAGGAGTTAGTGGGGTTGGGGTTgaggaagtgaaagaagagGAGATTGGTAGATGGGGGAATAGAAGGACTGGGCCTGTAGCCGACAAGGTTCCTGAAACAGAGAATCCTAGAAAGAATGAGCAGGAGATGGAACAAGGGAAGAAAGATGTGCCCCAACATGAATCAGAAGAAGTAAAAGAAGCTTCTGGGGCAACAATTAAACATCCGGAGGAAGAGCCTGCCCATCAGTTGAATAAAAGAGAGCTGGCATCAACCCAAGAAACTCCAGCCAAAGAAGATGCTGACTTGGAAGCAAAAGGCAGAGCAGCAGAGGAGTGTGAACAGGGTCCAGAAGCAGCTGAATCAACAAAAGTTGAAGCAGATCAAGTAACTCAACGAGCTCAGTTTGAAGAATACAATGCCCAGGCGCAGCTCAAACCTGAACAAGAATATGATCAAACAGAATACCTGAAGCCTGATCATCCTGAAGAAGTTCAACGAATGGGAAATGAAGTTCAAGCAGAAATTGACCAAGTAATCCCTCCTGCAGAAAATGTTGACAACAGTAAGGGTTCATTGGCTCCTCCCAAAAAGTCTAAGCTATGTGGTCCATGTATGTTTGCAGGGTCTGCCATCCTTGTATCAATTGTAGTGTTTGCCATTCACATTTAGTCGACCTAAAAGAAGATGAATGATTTCAACTTTAtttggatttctttttctttcccttgtggtatgatcataaatatatatagattgattggttgggaggaAACGCAGTGGAGGTGGGGCTATTTGCAGCTGAAATGAGTAGGCTAATGTGCAGCAAGAGTGATGGTTTGAATCTAAAATAGCTTATAGGGTTTGGATCTATTCCAGTCTTTTGGGGCTTTCAAATGGGCTTAGCCCACTCCATTTTGAACCCAAACTTTTAAGCACTAGTTGAAAAAGAAAGTAGGTacaataaaaaagtaatgagATCCTATTCACAGAGAATTTAAAGAATGATACGAAAATCATGAGATTTATCAACCTTAATAGTTCCATTCTCTTCACAAACAAAATGAAGTAGTTGAAAGAGAATAATATTATTCTTGACATAACTCGAAGCATgttaaaaagtaagaaaatgaCTAAAGAATTTTGAGTTGATTATATGGTTTACTTAACAAATAGTTATTCTAAGCAAAGCATATTGAATAAAGGATCACAAAGAAATTTGGAATGGATAAAAAACCGAGTGTTGCACATTTGAGCGTGTTTAAAAGCTTTGCATGTGTTTATATGCCAAATCAAAAGTGGCAAATTCAAATGATAAGagtagaaaatatattttcatgtgGATTATACTCAAGCTCCAAATGCTAAAAGtcatgagaaaaggaaaaatcatcATTAGAAGAAAATTCAAGTTCAATAAGAAAAAACATGAAACTAGGGTACTCGAGAAGGTAACTTGATACTTCTCCCATCTCTagagaggaaaaacaaataagaGAGCTTACAAGAAATCAGTTTTTCACCTTCATCACCACTTCCATCTAATCATGAAGTTCTAACTTCTAACTATATCatctttattgaaaaattcaaggaaaaGAACACTATGTTTGAGGAGTATATGAGAGATTTATGAGatgatagaaaatcaaaatagttGAACTTCTCTCTTCAGTTGCTTTCTCATAAACAAACTAAGAACATATTGCAATCATAATTCAAATGGTAAGACTACTTCTCACTGTTGTTACAAGTGAGTTTATTGTGCCGACATGAATCCTTTTTCAGGCAAAAGCCCATTTCAATATCATGGCCTCAGACactaacatatttatttttcataaaaaggtGAAGGAATATCCgggttttttttacttacattttctttgttttccatcATTCCAACTCatgaatttcttcatcagatcaAGTATATATCTTCACTTTCACCTTCACAAGCCGCAACCCAGGAGAGCCGATCCATGATTCTAGGTTGGGGGTTACCCAGGGCATCCAATGAGACGTTAGCTTCCCGCCAAAGCAAGTAGTAAAAccaactttcaaattttaattacaacaAATGGACAAGAAATGAATATGTGCTTTACTCATTCCACCCTGCACATTGGTCCTGTATTTAGTCTCCCTCCCCCACTCTTCAACACAATCATCCATCAAACATGGAGGTCAAAAATCCCGAGGATCTCGTTTTCTCGTCTACAGAAACTGACACCCACCTCATCCTCACTTGCAATCTCAAAGGTGTTcttctctcactctctctttAATTCTCTTTACatacatatttgatatttaattgtgtaatatattttagatatttgatgtatTGTCATGTATAAATGAAGGATATCAGGTGCCGAGTATCAGGATGCTGATAAGTGGAGAACCGATCCAGACTGCAGACAGAAGGGAGAAGGCAATCAGGCTTTGGGTGCGGGTATCAGTGGAGGTCCAGGCCGCATCTGGCGTTATCAAATTCagaaaatttttttggattcc is drawn from Vitis riparia cultivar Riparia Gloire de Montpellier isolate 1030 chromosome 18, EGFV_Vit.rip_1.0, whole genome shotgun sequence and contains these coding sequences:
- the LOC117907451 gene encoding uncharacterized protein LOC117907451, which translates into the protein MEVKNPEDLVFSSTETDTHFILTSNLEGYEVQKIGTLIKEDTIQIADGGEKAVRRWMKVSVVVEPETGVKKLRKHFWIPDGVVSNKIKTKFNEEESVLSILMPKSVRGVSGVGVEEVKEEEIGRWGNRRTGPVADKVPETENPRKNEQEMEQGKKDVPQHESEEVKEASGATIKHPEEEPAHQLNKRELASTQETPAKEDADLEAKGRAAEECEQGPEAAESTKVEADQVTQRAQFEEYNAQAQLKPEQEYDQTEYLKPDHPEEVQRMGNEVQAEIDQVIPPAENVDNSKGSLAPPKKSKLCGPCMFAGSAILVSIVVFAIHI